From the genome of Vicia villosa cultivar HV-30 ecotype Madison, WI linkage group LG2, Vvil1.0, whole genome shotgun sequence, one region includes:
- the LOC131649670 gene encoding uncharacterized protein LOC131649670, whose translation MAEGLAGLVRQASLVGMFKGFKVATDVEYSLLQFADDTILFGEGCSTFFLQVAAVFLGCKVDHFPLKFLGFMVGGNQRFIIFWKPVITSLKAKLPAWKVSSKVVKDIRAMQRKFLWEGVVDKVGVTWVRWDIVCRSRKHGGLGVKDIGKFNKALLSKWIWIFLVEEEAIWYGVIKERYGDLKSRLWNCEDGFYDSKDSFWSRNLMELCTNHQGILYNMTVKVGNENVTQFWNSRWLGTCSPSCRGVRFGGVCRIGRAESMLIDIQLNVNSGDVIIWPFDVSKCFTDRLPARKQLMCRGIIMQNHEALCVFCQLHIEEPNHLFIHCPKLHRLWVRLLHWLDLDDQLAVDCCSQLLMGVHSLSVFDSEEIFHLILWHTWWWLAIVAKDRITCTFYEWFKNSFLV comes from the exons ATGGCTGAAGGTCTTGCAGGCTTGGTGAGGCAGGCTTCGTTGGTAGGTATGTTCAAAGGTTTTAAAGTAGCTACTGATGTAGAGTATAGCCTGCtacaatttgcggacgacactaTCCTATTCGGGGAAG GCTGTTCCACTTTTTTTTTGCAAGTAGCAGCAGTTTTCCTTGGATGCAAGGTTGACCATTTTCCTCTCAAGTTCTTGGGTTTTATGGTGGGTGGTAATCAAAGGTTTATCATTTTTTGGAAGCCGGTGATTACGTCGTTGAAAGCAAAACTACCGGCCTGGAAAG TGTCATCTAAAGTGGTTAAGGATATTAGAGCAATGCAAAGGAAGTTCTTATGGGAAGGTGTGGTGGATAAGGTAGGTGTGACGTGGGTCAGATGGGATATTGTTTGCAGGTCAAGAAAACATGGGGGACTTGGTGTTAAGGATATTGGTAAATTTAATAAAGCATTATTATCAAAGTGGATTTGGATATTTTTGGTTGAGGAGGAAGCTATTTGGTATGGTGTGATAAAGGAAAGATATGGCGATTTGAAATCAAGATTATGGAATTGTGAAGATGGTTTCTATGACTcaaaagattcattttggtcGAGGAATTTAATGGAGTTGTGTActaatcatcaaggaatcttgtatAATATGACAGTTAAAGTAGGAAACGAGAATGTTACCCAGTTTTGGAACTCTCGATGGTTAGGCACAT GTTCCCCGAGCTGTAGAGGTGTTAGGTTTGGAGGCGTCTGCAGAATTGGAAGAGCTgaaagcatgttaattgatatccAATTGAATGTTAATTCTGGAGACGTGATCATATGGCCTTTTGACGTATCAAAATGTTTTACG GATAGATTGCCGGCAAGGAAACAACTCATGTGTAGAGGGATCATAATGCAGAATCATGAAGCCCTTTGTGTTTTCTGTCAGCTACATATTGAAGAGCCAAATCATTTGTTTATTCACTGTCCAAAGCTCCATAGGCTATGGGTAAGATTACTTCATTGGTTGGATTTAGATGACCAGCTTGCTGTAGATTGTTGCAGCCAACTTTTGATGGGTGTACATTCGTTGTCGG TTTTTGACAGTGAGGAAATATTTCATTTGATCCTTTGGCATACTTGGTGGTGGCTTGCAATAGTAGCTAAGGATAGAATTACGTGTACCTTTTATGAGTGGTTTAAAAATTCGTTTTTGGTGTAG
- the LOC131646529 gene encoding putative pentatricopeptide repeat-containing protein At1g69350, mitochondrial, with the protein MTLYMPLFRSCSTLRQLTQLHSHLVTTGLHNDPLASTKLIESYSQMGSLQSSRLVFYTYPSPDSFMFGVLIKCYLWNHLFHQVLSLYNHHIHMGSSHLTQNSSFLYPSLIRAASGVADLVIGRKLHGRIVKSGFSEDRVIGTSLLGMYGELSSLSDAKKVFDEMCQRDLVSWSSVVSCYVENGVYREGLDMFRSMVSEGIRPDSVTLLSIAEACAKIGCLRLAKSVHGYVIREGMIGDGGLSNSLIVMYSQCGYLSKAKRLFECLVDRSTSCWTSMISSYNQNECFEEAIGVFIKMQDSEVEPNEVTMISVLNSCARLGWLKEGKSVHCFVLRHAMDAADLDLGPALIDFYAACWEISSCEKLLHLIGNSNVVSWNTLISFYAREGLNDNAMVLFARMVAKGLMPDSYSLASSISTSASAGSIQFGQQIHGHVTKRGFIDEFVQNSLMDMYSKCGFVDSAYKIFNKIRKKSIVTWNCMICGFSQNGVSLEALNLFDEMYENCLEINEVTFLSAIQACSNLGYLDKGKWIHHMIIVTGNQNDVYINTSLVDMYAKCGDLQTARRVFDSILEKSVVSWSTMIAAHGIHGQINAAISLFTKMVNSHIKPNEVTFMNILSACRHAGSVEEGKLYFNSMRDYGVVPNQEHFASVVDLLSRAGDINGAYEIIKSIHTPVDASIWGALLNGCRIHGRMDVIENIGEELGRLSTDDTGYYTLLSNIYAEGGKWYESRKVRSKMEGMGLKKVPGYSTIEVDRKIYRFGAGDTSEWQMKEICMFLENFQSLTQEQGCDVECYMYNNSTKAVMLFDDFSFYNLQREASNCIGNKSVLL; encoded by the coding sequence ATGACACTTTACATGCCGTTATTCAGGTCATGTTCAACCCTAAGACAACTCACTCAGCTCCATTCCCATCTCGTAACAACCGGCCTTCACAATGACCCACTTGCCTCCACAAAGCTCATCGAATCCTATTCCCAAATGGGTTCTCTCCAATCTTCAAGACTCGTTTTTTACACATACCCATCTCCCGATTCCTTCATGTTTGGTGTTCTCATCAAATGTTACCTTTGGAACCACTTGTTTCACCAAGTTCTTTCTCTTTACAATCATCACATTCATATGGGTTCTTCTCACCTCACTCAAAATTCCAGTTTTTTGTATCCTTCTCTTATAAGAGCTGCTTCTGGTGTTGCTGACTTGGTTATTGGAAGAAAGTTGCATGGGAGGATAGTTAAATCTGGGTTTAGCGAGGATCGTGTTATTGGAACATCGTTGCTTGGAATGTATGGGGAATTAAGCTCTTTAAGTGATGCTaagaaggtgtttgatgaaatgtgtCAGAGAGATTTGGTTTCTTGGAGTTCTGTTGTTTCGTGTTATGTTGAGAATGGGGTTTATAGAGAGGGATTGGATATGTTTCGGTCGATGGTTTCTGAGGGGATTAGACCTGACTCGGTTACTCTGCTTAGTATAGCTGAGGCTTGTGCTAAAATTGGTTGCTTGCGGTTGGCTAAGTCAGTTCATGGATATGTGATCAGAGAAGGTATGATTGGTGATGGTGGTTTGAGTAATTCTCTTATTGTTATGTACAGTCAGTGTGGTTACTTGAGTAAAGCGAAACGGCTCTTTGAATGTCTTGTTGATCGGAGTACTTCGTGTTGGACTTCTATGATTTCGTCTTATAATCAAAATGAGTGTTTTGAAGAGGCAATAGGTGTTTTTATTAAGATGCAAGATTCAGAGGTGGAACCCAATGAAGTGACAATGATTAGTGTTCTGAATTCCTGCGCTAGATTAGGTTGGTTAAAAGAGGGAAAATCAGTTCATTGCTTTGTTTTGAGGCATGCAATGGATGCTGCTGATCTTGATCTTGGGCCTGCGCTGATAGATTTCTATGCAGCATGCTGGGAAATAAGTAGTTGTGAGAAACTGCTTCATTTAATAGGAAACAGCAATGTTGTATCGTGGAATACACTCATATCATTTTATGCTCGCGAGGGTTTAAACGATAATGCCATGGTACTCTTTGCGCGTATGGTGGCAAAAGGGCTAATGCCAGACTCATATAGCTTAGCAAGCTCAATTTCAACAAGTGCAAGTGCCGGTTCGATACAATTTGGACAACAGATACATGGCCATGTCACGAAAAGAGGCTTCATCGACGAATTTGTTCAGAACTCTTTGATGGATATGTATTCAAAATGCGGCTTCGTGGATTCGGCGTACAAAATTTTTAACAAGATCAGGAAGAAAAGCATTGTGACATGGAACTGTATGATTTGTGGGTTTTCTCAGAACGGCGTTTCATTAGAAGCACTCAACCTATTTGATGAGATGTATGAAAACTGCCTCGAGATTAACGAAGTAACCTTTTTAAGTGCAATTCAAGCTTGCTCCAATTTGGGTTATCTTGATAAGGGAAAATGGATTCACCATATGATCATCGTAACCGGTAATCAGAACGATGTTTATATCAATACATCTTTGGTAGACATGTATGCGAAATGCGGAGACCTTCAAACAGCCCGAAGAGTTTTTGATAGCATACTCGAGAAAAGCGTGGTGTCATGGAGTACCATGATTGCTGCTCATGGCATACACGGTCAAATAAACGCTGCCATCTCACTCTTCACTAAAATGGTTAACTCACATATCAAACCAAACGAAGTAACCTTCATGAATATCTTATCCGCCTGCAGGCACGCCGGATCTGTTGAGGAAGGAAAACTTTATTTCAACTCTATGAGGGATTACGGCGTAGTTCCCAATCAAGAACACTTTGCCTCCGTAGTCGACCTTTTAAGTCGTGCTGGTGATATCAACGGGGCATAcgaaataattaaatcaatacaCACACCGGTAGATGCTAGCATATGGGGAGCTTTACTTAACGGGTGTCGAATACATGGGAGGATGGACGTGATTGAGAACATCGGTGAAGAACTCGGACGATTAAGTACAGATGATACAGGTTACTATACTTTGTTATCTAACATATATGCCGAAGGAGGGAAGTGGTATGAATCAAGAAAGGTGAGATCAAAGATGGAAGGAATGGGACTGAAGAAGGTACCCGGTTACAGTACAATAGAGGTAGACAGGAAAATCTATAGATTTGGAGCTGGAGATACTTCAGAATGGCAAATGAAAGAAATTTGCatgtttttagaaaattttcaaagCTTGACACAGGAACAAGGATGTGATGTAGAATGCTATATGTATAATAATAGTACTAAGGCTGTTATGTTGTTTGATGATTTTAGTTTTTATAACTTGCAGAGAGAAGCAAGCAATTGCATTGGGAATAAATCAGTCCTACTTTAG
- the LOC131649671 gene encoding uncharacterized protein LOC131649671 yields the protein MSRPIEPLKEINDSKDLWKITVRCKHLWTVTSSSNKEHMEMVLVDSKRDMIQVVVPAYLLSKFKSEIETGNSYIMQNFKVGKNDFAFKSTNHTYKLVFCGSTSVKKAEFPDIPHNYLNIIGLNSIVEGRFQSNLLVDLIGGITDITQTQVNGDNSKNIIVFSIVDASKTVVQCTLWGQLAVQLYEYYKNNKQASDIVIVLINARVKEAQGGFPISVSNTWNGTKLLINDPAIEEVKNLKERLGVDFPLLSSSSVQVEATQNSFYSDYDKFVWKAEIMSLSEITNLQHETTCVTVATLDKFDAGQIGWYYDGCVECTRSVTAKDGKLKCFKEHISPEPVPRYKLDIMAVDGSSKAKFVFWDTDCVKLIGKSALQMKMDLTQSGDYDPHEFPYELDSILKNELAIRVVYQPKNGRLSVIGFKTDEDVRYKIKDSLKFEEEPVSASAENDLTIENSGLTPCKRLINEAIEDNDSVQQSSTKMARDIKKEK from the exons ATGTCTCGCCCAATTGAGCCATTGAAAGAGATCAATGATTCAAAAGATTTGTGGAAGATCACTGTTAGGTGCAAACATCTGTGGACTGTCacaagttcttcaaacaaagaacacatggagatGGTTTTGGTTGATTCTAAG CGTGATATGATTCAGGTTGTTGTCCCTGCTTATTtgctttcgaaattcaaatctgaAATTGAAACAGGAAACTCTTATATCATGCAAAATTTTAAAGTTGGGAAGAATGATTTTGCTTTTAAGTCGACAAATCATACATACAAATTGGTTTTTTGTGGGTCAACTTCTGTTAAGAAAGCAGAATTTCCTGATATCCCTCATAACTACCTTAACATTATTGGTTTGAATTCCATAGTTGAAGGAAGGTTTCAATCAAATTTGTTGGTTG atttgattggaggaaTCACTGATATCACTCAAACCCAAGTTAACGGTGACAACAGCAAGAACATAATAGTTTTTTCTATTGTAGATGCCAGCAAAACAGTTGTACAATGTACTCTTTGGGGGCAACTTGCAGTTCAGCTATATGAGTATTATAAGAATAATAAGCAAGCCTCTGATATTGTCATTGTGCTAATCAATGCAAGGGTTAAAGAGGCTCAAG GAGGATTTCCAATTAGTGTTTCCAACACATGGAATGGAACGAAACTGTTGATTAATGACCCTGCTATTGAGGAAGTCAAGAATCTAAAAGAAAG ACTTGGTGTTGATTTTCCTTTGTTATCATCTTCAAGTGTACAAGTTGAGGCAACGCAAAACTCATTTTATTCTGACTATGACAAGTTTGTTTGGAAGGCTGAAATAATGAGTCTCTCTGAAATAACAAATCTGCAACAT GAAACAACCTGTGTTACCGTTGCTACCCTCGATAAGTTTGATGCTGGGCAGATTGGATGGTACTATGATGGATGTGTGGAATGCACAAGAAGTGTGACTGCCAAGGATGGAAAGCTGAAGTGTTTTAAAGAGCATATTAGCCCAGAACCTGTGCCACG GTATAAGCTTGATATAATGGCTGTTGACGGCAGTTCGAAGGCAAAGTTCGTCTTTTGGGACACGGACTGCGTGAAGTTGATTGGGAAGTCTGCTCTTCAAATGAAGATGGATTTAACTCAG TCTGGTGATTACGATCCACATGAATTCCCTTACGAACTTGACTCAATACTAAAAAATGAATTGGCAATTAGAGTTGTTTATCAGCCCAAAAATGGTCGACTTTCGGTGATTGGCTTCAAAACTGATGAAGATGTTCGTTATAAAATTAAGGACAGTTTAAAATTTGAAGAG GAACCTGTATCTGCATCTGCAGAAAATGACCTGACCATTGAAAATTCAGGGCTCACTCCATGTAAGAGACTTATAAATGAGGCAATAGAGGATAATGATAGTGTTCAACAATCATCAACCAAGATGGCCAGAGATATTAAAAAGGAGAAATAG